The Verrucomicrobium spinosum DSM 4136 = JCM 18804 genome includes a region encoding these proteins:
- a CDS encoding ice-binding family protein: MALFVHQAVQAQSVDLGTADSFAVLAGSGITNNGPTTIVGDIGTHPNPSITGGGSITLTGTNHADDAVTEQAKIDLVTAYNSAAGLAPTGTITAGTLDGLTLVAGVYNDGGFSLSLTGTLTLDAQGNPDAVWVFQTGSTLITASNSSVVIINGGQACHIFWQVGSSATLGTDSTFQGNVLALTSITATTGASVVGRLLARNGAVTLDTNEIIKAICAEVIDTTPDGEGEGEGDSSGGSDAEKAEELRKTLLLAAQVVDIASLPGLTSIYTQGFSQFDTEVFSVQQRFADLRAQSYAWSNRPPNVYSPEPVPSEKNPWSGKNPSGGKNAWGGKRGEGVQPKEVQVDEDLRWGFFIVGTGDYLTAGGANSYDGTTVGTAMGVDYRLSEKFVVGVSVGYSHTEGDLTGTSNVEADGGKAAVYAMYHDGGFFAEAIVGGGYNSYDIERSGFLGTARGETEGKQFDAYLGMGYDLKLGAWTITPMASVLYTLVSIDGYDEVGSLLPLIIESQDASSLRTRIGPRVAYTTKVGSALVTPSVGIQWQHEFQDDSLPFQARFSNDSGSLFTVYGPEMGRDSLLLTAALNVSWRRYAAYLAYQGNLGRENYESHSGLVGLRVSW; the protein is encoded by the coding sequence TTGGCTTTGTTTGTTCACCAGGCCGTCCAGGCGCAGTCGGTGGATCTCGGTACTGCTGACAGTTTTGCGGTGCTGGCGGGATCCGGGATCACCAACAATGGTCCGACCACCATTGTGGGGGACATCGGGACCCACCCAAACCCCTCGATCACAGGTGGTGGCAGTATTACCCTCACGGGAACGAATCATGCCGACGACGCAGTCACGGAGCAGGCTAAAATTGATCTGGTGACCGCGTATAACAGTGCAGCAGGTCTGGCCCCTACCGGTACCATCACCGCAGGGACACTCGATGGCTTGACACTCGTTGCGGGTGTTTATAACGATGGCGGTTTTTCCCTCAGTCTTACAGGTACGCTCACTCTGGATGCGCAGGGAAATCCTGACGCGGTGTGGGTCTTTCAAACTGGCTCGACCCTGATCACTGCTTCCAACAGCTCTGTGGTCATCATAAACGGCGGGCAGGCGTGCCATATCTTCTGGCAGGTGGGCAGTTCGGCAACACTAGGCACTGACTCCACTTTTCAAGGTAACGTCCTGGCCCTCACCTCAATCACTGCCACTACGGGCGCGTCCGTCGTGGGACGGCTTTTGGCACGAAACGGTGCGGTGACACTGGACACAAATGAGATCATTAAAGCGATTTGTGCAGAGGTGATCGACACTACTCCCGACGGCGAGGGGGAAGGGGAAGGGGACTCCTCCGGCGGGAGCGATGCGGAAAAGGCTGAGGAGTTGCGGAAGACCCTGTTGTTGGCGGCCCAAGTGGTGGACATTGCCTCACTGCCGGGCCTCACCTCCATCTACACCCAGGGCTTCTCCCAATTCGACACCGAGGTTTTTAGCGTTCAGCAGCGGTTCGCGGATCTTCGTGCCCAGTCCTATGCTTGGTCCAACCGGCCACCCAATGTGTACAGTCCAGAACCTGTGCCGAGCGAGAAGAACCCGTGGAGCGGAAAAAATCCCTCAGGAGGCAAGAATGCCTGGGGCGGCAAAAGGGGCGAAGGCGTACAGCCAAAAGAAGTGCAGGTGGATGAGGATCTGCGTTGGGGCTTCTTCATCGTGGGTACCGGTGACTACCTCACGGCGGGTGGTGCCAATAGTTACGACGGGACAACGGTAGGGACGGCCATGGGTGTGGACTACCGACTCAGCGAAAAGTTTGTCGTAGGCGTCAGCGTGGGCTATTCGCATACGGAGGGCGACCTCACGGGCACAAGCAATGTGGAAGCCGATGGCGGTAAGGCCGCAGTTTATGCCATGTACCACGATGGCGGCTTCTTCGCGGAGGCCATAGTGGGCGGAGGTTACAACTCATATGACATTGAGAGAAGTGGATTTCTCGGCACGGCCCGCGGTGAAACGGAGGGGAAACAGTTCGACGCTTATCTGGGGATGGGCTACGACTTGAAGCTGGGCGCTTGGACTATCACTCCCATGGCCTCAGTGCTTTACACCCTGGTTAGCATAGATGGCTACGACGAAGTTGGCTCGCTCCTGCCCCTTATCATTGAATCCCAGGATGCAAGCTCTCTGCGCACTCGCATTGGACCTCGGGTCGCCTACACCACCAAGGTGGGTTCTGCTCTTGTGACCCCTTCGGTGGGAATTCAGTGGCAGCATGAGTTTCAGGATGACAGCCTCCCCTTTCAGGCCCGATTTTCCAATGACAGCGGCAGCCTCTTTACCGTGTATGGGCCCGAGATGGGGCGCGACAGTCTTCTGCTGACAGCGGCGCTCAATGTCTCATGGAGACGCTATGCCGCCTATCTCGCCTATCAGGGCAATTTGGGCCGCGAGAACTATGAGAGTCACAGCGGACTGGTTGGATTAAGGGTGAGCTGGTAA
- a CDS encoding ATP-dependent 6-phosphofructokinase: MKTATITRLGEATYDTPILNAEDDGGCVPSTANWQNGAVPEDLVLFEKAGPQKRLFFAPAETRAAIVTCGGLCPGLNNVIRSVTRELVRGYGVRSVLGIRGGYRGLDPAVGKAPMELTDDVVEDIHKEGGTLLGTSRGPVDVTVAVEYLMKLGVDILFTVGGDGTQRGGNAIYEEALRQGHDLAVVGIPKTIDNDVRYVSRTFGFGTAVDEAVRVINSAHTEARSVDNGVSVVKLMGRHAGFIAAAACVASQDVNFCLVPEVPFALEGESGLCAALERRLAAKAHAVVVVAEGAGQELLKGTGARDASGNAKLQDIGLHLRDALNAHFQARGIEMAMRYFDPSYQIRGCPANTEDALLCDRMGRHAVHAAMSGRTGLVVSFLHGHYVHVPIALIARSSKQVDVSGELWRAVLATTGQPARLM; the protein is encoded by the coding sequence ATGAAGACTGCCACAATCACCCGTCTAGGGGAGGCCACGTATGATACACCTATTTTGAACGCCGAAGACGATGGTGGGTGTGTGCCCTCCACCGCGAACTGGCAGAACGGGGCGGTACCGGAGGACCTCGTGCTTTTTGAGAAGGCAGGTCCGCAGAAGCGGCTGTTCTTTGCCCCGGCGGAGACCCGCGCGGCGATCGTCACCTGCGGCGGCCTGTGCCCTGGGTTGAACAACGTGATCCGCTCGGTGACGCGGGAGCTGGTTCGAGGGTATGGCGTGCGTTCCGTGCTGGGCATCCGGGGAGGCTACCGGGGGCTGGATCCGGCAGTGGGCAAGGCGCCGATGGAACTCACGGATGATGTTGTAGAGGACATCCACAAGGAGGGCGGCACCCTGCTGGGCACCTCCCGAGGACCGGTGGATGTGACGGTGGCGGTGGAATACCTCATGAAACTGGGCGTGGACATTCTTTTCACCGTCGGTGGCGATGGCACTCAGCGTGGGGGCAACGCCATCTACGAGGAGGCACTACGCCAGGGACATGATTTGGCCGTGGTAGGGATCCCCAAGACCATCGACAATGATGTGCGCTACGTTTCGCGCACATTTGGCTTTGGCACGGCGGTGGATGAGGCGGTGCGGGTCATCAACTCCGCCCACACGGAGGCTCGCAGTGTGGACAACGGGGTGTCGGTGGTGAAGCTCATGGGACGCCACGCCGGCTTCATCGCGGCGGCCGCGTGTGTGGCGAGCCAGGATGTCAATTTCTGCCTGGTGCCGGAGGTGCCTTTCGCGTTGGAGGGCGAGTCGGGACTGTGCGCCGCGTTGGAGCGGCGTCTGGCGGCCAAGGCGCATGCCGTGGTGGTGGTGGCAGAGGGGGCAGGGCAGGAACTGCTGAAAGGAACCGGAGCGAGGGACGCCTCGGGAAACGCAAAGCTACAGGACATCGGCCTGCACCTCCGGGATGCGCTGAACGCGCATTTCCAGGCGCGGGGGATCGAGATGGCGATGCGCTACTTCGACCCCAGCTACCAGATCCGCGGCTGCCCGGCAAACACGGAGGACGCGCTGCTCTGTGATCGCATGGGCCGCCATGCGGTGCATGCCGCCATGTCGGGACGCACCGGGCTGGTCGTGAGCTTCCTTCATGGGCACTATGTGCATGTGCCCATCGCTCTGATCGCCCGGTCCAGCAAGCAGGTGGACGTGAGCGGGGAGCTCTGGCGGGCGGTACTGGCCACTACCGGACAGCCCGCTCGTCTCATGTAG
- a CDS encoding discoidin domain-containing protein: protein MNARLMDDFSDPASWLAVTSGNARLTVTSEEGLRGRALRLDFDFMGGGGFVVVRKVFAMRLPEAYRFSFAVRGEAPRNNLEFKLADSSGRNVWRWMEQAFQFSGEPRSLNIKSSQMEFAWGPAGGGILRKLGAVEFVISAGPGGKGTVWLEDFRYENRTLRRTPLVTASTSARGTSSAHLLVRKTGPGWRNARRDASPWVRLDFRGMREYGGLIIEWASKPAARSFIVSASDDGETWRRLHQSTCDQGSRSYLYLPGGASRYLLLSFDGPAAIQHLEVKSFEFSRSVVDFFHAIALRSGRGHYPRWLLREQSYWTCAGAPQGRTCALLNEDGLVEPDMGTFTLEPWIEMKGRVSSWADARRSVHQGEDGLAIPSALWKLPGLTLETTVFGTGSNGNAVMFVRYRLRNTGIQPVKLRFYVALRPFEVNPPWQSAQGCLGLGGVSEIYEIAWKEGSAQINGDKWVVPLQKAHAFGTLAFHQGSITDFIAEGRLPTQTAVRDDFGFASAAMRFDVTLQPGKDHDLYLAVPFGFSRMIDTDDRHVMAALDGAAQFEEAVRVMHQRTGTVTYRVPEGMAQEAARTFRTAAGQILINRNGPAFQPGPRRYTRSWVRDGVIMGAALLRIGDYEALPEFVRWYAPNQREDGFVPCCVDRSGPDWLVEHDSHGQLIYGVMESFRFTGDRDFLLEMWPYVRKAARFIELLRSQRMTPEYQTPEKLARYGLLPESASHEGYLSHPVHAYWDDFWALRGLKDAATMAAELGHPDEARDFSALAYAFRDTLCDSINRVIADKGLHYVPGSVEWADYDPTATSNAVTLLQSMAHLPMKQLDEMFSHFVRDFRRRHGGEMAWNNYTAYEIRIVGALVHLGKRADALELLEFFLTDRRPRHWNQWPEISWKDPRSPGHLGDVPHTWIAAEYMLVFAALFAYEREVDDALIIGAGVDERWLMLRGGISVCGLPTWYGRLDLTLDRRPDGSVLVELGGGLRVPRGGFVLRPPGSRAICAVTVNEKDLREFDAREVVVRELPARVVVSFANPEN from the coding sequence ATGAATGCACGTCTCATGGACGATTTTTCAGATCCGGCGAGTTGGCTGGCCGTCACCTCTGGGAACGCCCGGCTCACCGTGACGAGCGAGGAAGGGCTGCGGGGCCGTGCCCTGCGGCTGGACTTTGACTTCATGGGTGGCGGTGGGTTCGTGGTGGTGCGGAAGGTCTTCGCCATGCGGCTGCCAGAGGCGTATCGCTTTTCGTTTGCGGTGCGCGGGGAGGCTCCAAGAAACAACCTTGAGTTCAAACTGGCGGACTCGTCCGGCCGGAATGTCTGGCGCTGGATGGAGCAGGCGTTTCAGTTCAGCGGGGAGCCCCGTTCCCTCAACATCAAGAGCAGTCAGATGGAGTTTGCCTGGGGACCTGCAGGTGGGGGCATCCTGCGGAAGTTGGGGGCTGTGGAGTTTGTCATCAGTGCCGGGCCGGGCGGTAAGGGCACGGTGTGGCTGGAGGACTTCCGTTATGAGAACCGAACCCTGCGCCGGACTCCGCTGGTGACGGCCTCCACCAGTGCCCGAGGAACGAGTTCCGCTCATCTGCTGGTGAGGAAGACGGGGCCGGGCTGGCGCAATGCCCGCCGGGATGCCAGCCCTTGGGTGCGGCTGGACTTTCGAGGCATGCGGGAATACGGCGGTCTGATCATCGAATGGGCGTCAAAGCCAGCCGCCCGGTCCTTTATCGTGAGCGCTTCAGACGACGGGGAGACCTGGCGGCGCCTTCACCAGTCAACCTGCGACCAAGGATCGAGGAGCTACCTCTACCTGCCGGGTGGGGCGTCCCGCTACCTGCTGCTCTCCTTTGACGGTCCGGCGGCCATCCAGCATCTGGAGGTGAAGTCCTTTGAGTTCTCCCGGTCGGTGGTGGACTTCTTCCATGCCATCGCCTTGCGGAGTGGGCGGGGGCACTACCCGCGCTGGCTACTGCGGGAGCAGAGCTACTGGACCTGCGCCGGGGCACCGCAGGGAAGGACCTGCGCCCTGCTGAATGAGGACGGGCTGGTGGAGCCCGACATGGGTACTTTTACCCTGGAACCGTGGATCGAGATGAAGGGACGGGTCAGTTCCTGGGCAGACGCCCGGCGCAGCGTGCACCAGGGTGAAGACGGGCTGGCCATTCCCTCCGCGCTGTGGAAGCTGCCCGGACTGACGCTGGAGACGACGGTCTTTGGCACCGGGAGCAATGGGAATGCGGTGATGTTTGTGCGCTACCGCCTGCGTAACACCGGAATCCAGCCGGTGAAGCTCCGCTTCTATGTAGCGCTGCGTCCATTTGAGGTGAACCCGCCCTGGCAGAGCGCGCAGGGATGCCTGGGCCTGGGGGGCGTGAGTGAGATCTATGAAATAGCGTGGAAGGAAGGCTCTGCCCAGATCAATGGGGACAAATGGGTGGTGCCGCTGCAGAAGGCCCACGCCTTTGGCACCCTTGCCTTTCATCAAGGGAGCATCACGGATTTCATCGCGGAGGGGAGGCTGCCCACGCAGACTGCGGTGCGAGACGACTTTGGCTTTGCCTCGGCCGCGATGCGGTTTGACGTGACGCTCCAGCCCGGGAAGGATCATGACCTGTATCTGGCGGTACCCTTTGGCTTCAGTCGCATGATTGATACGGACGATCGCCATGTCATGGCAGCGCTGGATGGGGCGGCCCAGTTCGAGGAAGCGGTGCGTGTGATGCACCAGCGCACTGGCACGGTGACTTATAGGGTGCCGGAAGGGATGGCTCAGGAGGCTGCCCGCACCTTCCGCACGGCGGCAGGACAGATCCTCATCAACCGAAACGGCCCGGCGTTCCAGCCAGGGCCTCGGCGGTACACCCGCTCCTGGGTGCGGGACGGCGTCATTATGGGTGCCGCGCTTCTACGCATCGGTGACTACGAGGCGCTGCCGGAGTTCGTCCGCTGGTACGCACCCAACCAGCGGGAGGACGGCTTTGTGCCCTGCTGTGTGGACCGCTCGGGGCCGGACTGGCTGGTGGAGCACGACAGCCACGGTCAGCTCATCTACGGGGTGATGGAGTCCTTCCGTTTCACCGGGGACCGGGATTTCCTCCTTGAGATGTGGCCGTATGTGCGGAAGGCGGCGCGTTTCATCGAACTGCTCCGCTCCCAGCGAATGACGCCGGAGTACCAGACTCCGGAAAAGCTGGCCAGGTATGGGTTGCTCCCGGAGTCTGCCAGCCACGAGGGGTATTTGTCCCACCCCGTGCATGCTTATTGGGATGACTTCTGGGCCCTGCGCGGTCTGAAGGATGCTGCGACCATGGCTGCGGAGCTGGGCCACCCTGATGAAGCGCGAGACTTTTCCGCGCTGGCTTACGCCTTCCGGGACACTCTGTGCGACTCGATCAACCGGGTGATTGCCGACAAGGGGCTGCACTATGTGCCGGGCTCGGTGGAGTGGGCGGACTACGATCCCACGGCCACGTCCAACGCTGTGACCCTGCTACAGAGCATGGCCCACCTGCCGATGAAACAACTGGACGAGATGTTCTCGCACTTTGTGCGGGACTTCCGCCGCAGGCACGGCGGGGAGATGGCATGGAACAACTACACGGCGTATGAGATCCGCATCGTGGGGGCGCTGGTGCATCTGGGCAAGCGGGCGGACGCGCTGGAGCTGCTGGAGTTCTTCCTGACAGACCGTCGGCCCCGGCACTGGAACCAGTGGCCGGAGATCTCCTGGAAGGATCCTCGCAGCCCTGGTCATCTGGGGGACGTGCCGCACACGTGGATCGCGGCGGAGTACATGCTCGTCTTTGCGGCGCTCTTTGCCTATGAGCGGGAGGTGGATGACGCTCTCATCATCGGGGCGGGGGTGGATGAACGCTGGCTCATGCTGCGCGGCGGCATTTCAGTGTGTGGGCTGCCCACCTGGTATGGCCGGCTGGACCTGACTCTGGACCGTCGGCCGGACGGTTCCGTGCTGGTCGAGCTAGGTGGAGGACTGCGAGTGCCGCGAGGCGGTTTCGTCCTGCGGCCACCGGGCAGCCGCGCCATCTGCGCTGTCACCGTGAATGAAAAGGACCTGCGGGAATTCGACGCCCGCGAGGTGGTGGTGCGCGAACTGCCGGCGAGGGTGGTTGTTTCCTTTGCCAACCCGGAAAATTGA
- a CDS encoding GH36-type glycosyl hydrolase domain-containing protein: MSAPLPLAIPEARLLANGCYFTFVTAAGTGQSRRHGHVVNRWPGDPVEDAHGQFIYLRDMANGDLWSASLQPVQSPGGRYGFSATAGACHLLHEYGNILSQVDIAVSPAHDMEIRRLTLKNLSGRKRTIEVTSYLESVLTWQGADIGHPAFSKLFLQTRYVPEQAALVTERRPRGNDEKWPCLYHALAGARPVGWETDRLRFLGRGRTTALPAALEGNLSGTVGNVLDPCCSLRAVVDLDPGETLQLAFLTGIAETIREVRAVVEGHCTAAQWEGVFTAAEGQERNLWAALQLTADQAADLQSLAAAMHYGSRELKPVAEPLPLETDVNAVFGQHRIPRDRMQIVVCGGWGRPVTQEALRARRYWSAKGFFTNFIVLAEDAKPAPPALDDRVFTLNSRELDSAQRAVLLAAASLVVEHRLPEVAVQTAPPRPPVVPKLEPQEAPAAVLGEPLQFFNGYGGFSQDGTEYVIRLPQRGGRLQRPPLPWINVVANEKAGFLVSEAGAGCTWARNSQANRITPWSNEPVSDPHGEAYYLRDEETGCVWSPLPGPVPGSGDCEVRHGFGRTRFLTRCDGLLQEMTMFVPEQDPLKIVRLRVSNLAQTSRRLSFTAYQRLILGSLPEQPSLITTRQEADGSLRAVNLAAGDFRGGTVFSVHHLHGAEAVGTSHTADRLMFLGRHGSPENPAALALGEVLDGAVGTGLDPCFAQQVVFDLPPGGTVECVVLLGEALNDDEAAGFISRYRRLEDVLAAEEEACTFWRSLLGGLQVATPSPILNVMVNGWLSYQTLCCRMWARSGFYQSSGAFGYRDQLQDSGSLLALDPAYARAQILLHARHQFEEGDVLHWWHPEPIGRGLRTKFSDDLLWLAYLTADYVGATGDSAILDVTEPFLSAPLLGEHEDEVYLTPQRAPAGADLYEHCCRAMDRSLKVGANGLPLMGVGDWNDGMSRVGREGRGESVWMAFFLYHILGHFLPLCERRDDAARVERYTAHRQALYEAVNQGGWDGEWYRRAYYDNGQPLGSCLSDECQIDALAQSWAIIARAAPADRAASAMEALSRRLISEDVGIIRLLTPPFVKTANDPGYIKGYVAGVRENGGQYTHAACWVVKAVAEYGQNNRAVKLLEMLTPVSHALTRAAADLYKTEPYVMAADIYGAEPHIGRGGWTWYTGSSGWMFRVAVESILGLRVENGDTLLIRPCVPDEWSGYKIAWRDLRHDAVYEITVNGEPAAGRRVVQVVKDGARCEVVEGTARIPMGGHGGKYEVSVTLG, encoded by the coding sequence ATGAGTGCTCCGCTTCCCCTTGCCATTCCGGAGGCCCGCTTGCTGGCCAACGGCTGCTACTTCACCTTTGTTACGGCTGCCGGCACCGGGCAGTCCCGACGCCACGGCCATGTCGTGAATCGATGGCCGGGAGATCCGGTGGAGGACGCTCATGGCCAGTTCATCTACCTCCGTGACATGGCGAACGGCGATCTGTGGTCCGCCAGCCTGCAGCCGGTACAAAGCCCGGGCGGGCGCTACGGATTCTCCGCCACCGCTGGAGCGTGCCATCTGCTGCATGAGTACGGGAACATCCTCTCGCAGGTGGACATCGCCGTCTCCCCGGCCCATGACATGGAAATCCGCCGCCTAACACTGAAGAACCTCTCCGGACGCAAACGCACCATTGAGGTGACGAGCTATCTGGAGAGCGTGCTCACATGGCAGGGGGCGGACATCGGGCACCCGGCTTTTTCCAAGTTGTTTTTGCAAACCCGCTATGTGCCGGAGCAGGCCGCACTGGTCACGGAGCGGCGGCCGCGGGGCAACGATGAGAAGTGGCCCTGCCTGTACCATGCCCTTGCCGGTGCCCGTCCGGTGGGGTGGGAGACCGATCGCCTGCGCTTTCTGGGGCGGGGACGCACCACGGCGCTTCCTGCGGCGCTGGAGGGGAACCTCTCTGGCACGGTGGGGAATGTGCTGGACCCTTGCTGCAGTCTCCGTGCCGTGGTGGACCTGGACCCGGGGGAGACCCTGCAGTTGGCTTTTCTTACGGGCATCGCGGAGACCATCCGTGAGGTGCGTGCGGTAGTGGAAGGGCACTGTACCGCCGCGCAGTGGGAGGGCGTCTTTACGGCGGCAGAAGGCCAGGAGCGCAATCTTTGGGCGGCGCTCCAGCTCACTGCCGATCAGGCGGCGGACCTCCAATCACTGGCGGCGGCCATGCACTATGGCAGCCGCGAATTGAAGCCAGTGGCAGAGCCCTTGCCGCTGGAGACGGATGTGAACGCCGTGTTCGGGCAGCACCGCATTCCCCGGGACCGCATGCAGATCGTGGTGTGCGGAGGCTGGGGCAGGCCGGTGACACAGGAGGCCCTTCGTGCCCGTCGCTACTGGAGCGCGAAGGGGTTCTTCACAAACTTCATCGTTCTGGCGGAGGATGCCAAACCTGCACCGCCCGCGTTGGATGACCGTGTGTTCACCTTGAACTCACGAGAGCTGGACAGTGCCCAACGCGCCGTGCTACTGGCGGCAGCATCCCTGGTGGTGGAGCACCGCCTGCCTGAGGTGGCGGTGCAGACCGCGCCGCCGCGCCCACCCGTGGTGCCAAAGCTGGAGCCGCAGGAAGCTCCGGCCGCCGTGCTGGGTGAGCCGCTCCAGTTCTTCAATGGGTATGGCGGCTTCAGCCAGGACGGCACGGAGTATGTCATCCGCCTGCCGCAGCGGGGTGGCAGATTGCAGCGCCCGCCGCTCCCCTGGATCAATGTGGTGGCGAATGAAAAGGCGGGGTTTCTAGTGAGCGAAGCCGGGGCGGGCTGCACCTGGGCCAGGAACAGCCAGGCCAACCGCATCACGCCCTGGTCGAACGAACCAGTGAGCGATCCTCACGGCGAGGCCTACTACCTGCGGGACGAGGAAACGGGGTGTGTGTGGTCTCCTTTGCCCGGACCGGTGCCGGGTTCAGGAGACTGCGAAGTGCGGCACGGCTTCGGGCGCACCCGCTTTCTGACCCGGTGTGACGGCCTGTTGCAGGAGATGACGATGTTTGTGCCGGAGCAGGATCCGTTGAAGATCGTGCGCCTGCGTGTTTCCAATCTTGCGCAAACGAGCCGCCGGCTCTCGTTTACCGCGTATCAGAGGCTCATCTTGGGATCTCTGCCAGAGCAGCCCAGTCTCATCACCACGCGTCAGGAGGCAGATGGCAGCTTGCGGGCGGTGAATCTGGCTGCGGGCGACTTCCGCGGTGGCACGGTGTTCAGTGTGCACCATCTGCATGGGGCGGAGGCGGTGGGTACCTCCCACACAGCAGACCGGCTCATGTTTTTGGGCCGGCATGGCAGCCCAGAGAACCCGGCGGCACTGGCTTTGGGCGAGGTGCTGGACGGGGCTGTAGGCACCGGTCTGGATCCCTGCTTTGCACAGCAGGTCGTGTTTGACCTTCCCCCGGGGGGCACGGTGGAGTGCGTGGTGCTGCTGGGTGAGGCGCTGAACGACGACGAGGCGGCAGGATTTATCTCCCGATACCGTCGGTTGGAGGACGTGCTTGCCGCTGAGGAGGAGGCCTGCACCTTTTGGAGGTCGCTTCTGGGCGGGCTGCAGGTGGCCACGCCATCGCCCATTCTGAATGTGATGGTGAACGGCTGGCTGTCCTACCAGACGCTTTGCTGCCGCATGTGGGCCCGGTCAGGCTTCTACCAGTCCAGCGGTGCCTTTGGCTATCGCGACCAGTTGCAGGATTCGGGTTCACTCCTCGCGCTGGATCCCGCCTATGCCCGGGCCCAGATCCTTCTGCATGCCCGGCACCAGTTCGAGGAAGGTGATGTGCTGCACTGGTGGCACCCGGAGCCGATCGGGCGGGGGCTTCGAACGAAGTTCTCCGATGACCTGCTCTGGCTGGCGTATCTGACAGCAGATTACGTGGGTGCAACAGGGGACTCTGCCATCCTGGACGTGACAGAGCCTTTCCTTTCCGCACCGCTACTGGGCGAACACGAGGATGAGGTGTACCTCACGCCGCAGCGCGCGCCAGCGGGGGCGGACCTCTATGAGCACTGCTGCCGCGCCATGGACCGCTCCCTTAAGGTGGGGGCCAATGGACTGCCGCTCATGGGGGTGGGAGACTGGAACGATGGCATGAGCCGCGTGGGACGCGAAGGCCGGGGCGAGAGTGTGTGGATGGCGTTTTTCCTGTATCACATCCTCGGTCACTTCCTGCCTCTCTGCGAACGCCGTGATGACGCGGCCCGGGTGGAGCGCTACACCGCCCACCGGCAGGCGCTGTACGAGGCCGTCAATCAGGGCGGCTGGGACGGAGAATGGTATCGGCGCGCCTACTACGACAACGGCCAACCCCTCGGCTCCTGTCTCAGTGATGAGTGCCAGATCGATGCCCTGGCGCAGTCGTGGGCCATCATTGCCCGGGCAGCACCAGCAGACCGGGCCGCGAGTGCGATGGAGGCGTTGTCACGCCGTTTGATCTCGGAAGACGTGGGCATCATCCGGCTGCTCACGCCGCCCTTTGTGAAAACGGCGAATGACCCCGGCTACATCAAGGGCTACGTCGCGGGCGTGCGGGAAAATGGCGGCCAGTACACTCACGCCGCGTGCTGGGTGGTGAAGGCGGTGGCCGAGTACGGCCAAAACAACCGCGCGGTCAAGCTGCTGGAAATGTTGACCCCGGTGTCTCATGCCCTCACGCGGGCTGCGGCAGACCTCTACAAGACCGAACCGTATGTGATGGCGGCGGACATCTATGGTGCAGAGCCGCATATCGGCCGTGGAGGCTGGACCTGGTACACCGGCTCGTCGGGCTGGATGTTCCGCGTTGCTGTGGAGAGCATCCTCGGCTTGAGGGTGGAGAATGGAGACACCCTGCTGATCCGGCCATGCGTACCGGATGAGTGGAGCGGATACAAGATCGCATGGCGGGACCTGCGCCATGACGCGGTTTATGAAATCACTGTGAACGGAGAACCCGCTGCGGGCCGGAGGGTGGTGCAGGTTGTAAAAGACGGTGCCAGGTGTGAGGTGGTGGAGGGCACCGCCCGAATTCCCATGGGCGGCCACGGCGGGAAGTATGAGGTGAGCGTGACGCTGGGGTGA